In Candidatus Manganitrophus morganii, the genomic window GGTGCGGGCATCTCAAAAGGACTCTCCCTGCTTCAGCATTTTTTTAAACTTGCGGAAGAAGATATCTTTTTTAAGGCTACTAAAGCGGTCGACCATCAGAACGCCGTTGATGTGGTCCACCTCATGCTGAAAGAGCCGGGCGAGGAGCCCTTCTCCTTCGAGACGGATCTCTTTCCCATCCCGGTCAAGACCCCGGAGAAGGACACGATAGGCCCGTTTCACCTTTTCATGATAGCCCGGAATGGAAAGGCAACCCTCATCGGAAACCTCTTCCCCTTCCATCTCCAAAATCTCCGGATTGAGAACAACCAGCGGTCCTTTGCGGGCAACCGGCTCTTCCTCTTGAACCGAGAGATCGTAAACAAAAAAACGGCGGGAATCGCCTACCTGAGGGGCGGCCAGCCCGAGACCGGGCGCGGCATAGAGGGTCTCGATCATCTTGTCGATTTGCTTTTGAAGCGCGCCGTCGACCTCTCGAACCTCTTCGGCACGCTGAAGCAGAACCGTGGCCGGATATTTCACAATTTCCAGAACAGCCATCATGAACTCCCATCCATCCGAAATAAAAATTATACCGGCTCGCTGAGGCCTAATCA contains:
- the def gene encoding peptide deformylase, with amino-acid sequence MMAVLEIVKYPATVLLQRAEEVREVDGALQKQIDKMIETLYAAPGLGLAAPQVGDSRRFFVYDLSVQEEEPVARKGPLVVLNPEILEMEGEEVSDEGCLSIPGYHEKVKRAYRVLLRGLDRDGKEIRLEGEGLLARLFQHEVDHINGVLMVDRFSSLKKDIFFRKFKKMLKQGESF